A stretch of the Leptotrichia sp. oral taxon 223 genome encodes the following:
- a CDS encoding GntR family transcriptional regulator, protein MNKYEKIYHDIKEKIKNGKLKPGDFLKKEDDLALDYNFSKLTVRKALSMLEAEGYIQKIKGKKSIILEKKNLENISLTSIQTVQELNKLQNINLETDLISLYIVQGDKKLMKEFQVSESADFYKVVRTNSLNGEVLNYSTSFFDRRIVPFLNEEIAKKSIYEYLEKELKLKISYSRRDIKFRKITPEEQEYFKLKDINMVVVIETHAYLSNGTLFQYETIIHHPEKFTFTAIAKR, encoded by the coding sequence ATGAACAAATATGAAAAAATATACCACGATATAAAAGAGAAAATTAAAAATGGTAAGCTGAAGCCTGGAGATTTCTTAAAAAAAGAAGATGATTTGGCACTAGATTATAATTTTTCAAAACTTACTGTGAGAAAAGCTCTTTCCATGCTAGAAGCAGAAGGCTATATTCAAAAAATAAAAGGGAAAAAATCCATTATACTTGAGAAAAAAAATCTGGAAAATATTTCTCTGACTTCCATTCAAACTGTGCAGGAACTCAATAAACTTCAAAATATTAATCTTGAAACTGACTTAATCAGCTTATATATTGTTCAAGGAGATAAAAAATTGATGAAAGAATTTCAAGTTTCTGAAAGTGCCGATTTTTACAAAGTTGTCCGTACTAATTCGTTAAACGGGGAAGTCTTAAATTATTCTACCAGTTTTTTTGATAGAAGAATCGTGCCTTTTCTAAACGAAGAGATAGCCAAGAAATCAATATATGAATATCTGGAAAAAGAACTTAAACTAAAAATATCCTATTCACGAAGAGATATAAAGTTTAGAAAAATCACCCCTGAAGAACAGGAATATTTTAAATTGAAGGATATTAATATGGTTGTTGTTATTGAAACTCACGCCTACCTCTCCAACGGCACTCTTTTCCAATATGAAACCATTATTCATCATCCCGAAAAATTTACTTTCACGGCTATTGCTAAAAGATAA
- a CDS encoding alpha-glucoside-specific PTS transporter subunit IIBC — MMKKVQRFGGAMMAPVLLFAFTGIVVGLASVFTNTQVVGKIAEEGTVWYNFWYVISEGGWTVFRQMPLLFAIGLPISLATKTNARACLETFALYTTFNYFVAAILKVFYGLDTEKLVEQGVTGYARIGGVSTLDTSLFGGILIAALVVYLHNKYFDKKLPDFLGVFQGSVFVYIVGFVVMLPCAFLTVLIWPKVQMGIGAMQGFMKASGVFGVWIYTFLERILIPTGLHHFVYTPFVFGPAAVPDGIQVYWVQHIKEFAQSTQPLKSLFPQGGFALHGNSKIFGAPGIALAMYATAKSDKKKAVAALLIPIVFTAVVSGITEPLEFTFLFIAPALFAVHAFLAATMAATMYTFGVVGNMGGGLLDFLFLNWIPMFKNHSGTVIAQIVIGLIFTAIYFFVFRFLIQKMDLKTPGREDEDEEMKLYTKADYRAKHGEGGAASGSSNDQYMDQAIIILEALGGKENIEELNNCATRLRVSVKDETKLAKDAAFKAGGAHGVVRKGTAIQVIIGLTVPQVRERIENLIK, encoded by the coding sequence ATGATGAAAAAGGTTCAACGATTTGGTGGAGCGATGATGGCACCGGTTCTGTTATTTGCGTTCACAGGGATAGTCGTAGGATTGGCTTCTGTATTTACTAATACACAAGTTGTAGGAAAAATTGCTGAAGAAGGTACAGTGTGGTATAATTTCTGGTATGTGATATCAGAAGGAGGTTGGACTGTATTTAGACAAATGCCGTTATTGTTTGCAATAGGATTACCAATAAGTTTGGCAACAAAGACAAATGCAAGGGCATGTTTGGAAACATTTGCTTTGTACACAACATTTAATTATTTTGTAGCCGCAATATTAAAAGTATTCTATGGTCTAGATACAGAAAAATTAGTAGAACAAGGGGTAACAGGATATGCCAGAATAGGTGGAGTTTCAACATTAGATACAAGTTTATTTGGTGGTATTCTAATTGCAGCGTTAGTAGTGTATTTACATAACAAATACTTTGATAAAAAATTACCTGATTTCTTGGGAGTGTTCCAAGGTTCGGTATTTGTATATATAGTAGGGTTTGTAGTTATGCTTCCTTGTGCATTTTTAACAGTATTAATTTGGCCTAAAGTTCAAATGGGAATCGGTGCAATGCAAGGATTTATGAAAGCTTCAGGAGTATTCGGAGTATGGATTTACACATTCCTGGAAAGAATATTGATTCCAACAGGATTACATCACTTTGTTTATACACCGTTTGTGTTCGGTCCAGCAGCAGTTCCTGATGGAATTCAAGTTTACTGGGTTCAACATATAAAAGAATTTGCTCAAAGTACTCAGCCACTAAAATCTTTATTCCCGCAAGGTGGATTTGCATTACACGGAAATTCAAAAATATTTGGTGCACCAGGGATAGCGCTTGCTATGTATGCTACTGCAAAATCTGATAAGAAGAAAGCTGTAGCTGCATTATTAATACCAATAGTATTTACAGCGGTAGTTTCAGGTATAACTGAACCGTTAGAATTTACTTTCTTATTTATAGCTCCTGCATTATTTGCAGTTCATGCTTTCCTGGCAGCAACAATGGCAGCAACAATGTATACTTTCGGAGTAGTTGGAAATATGGGTGGAGGATTATTAGACTTCCTATTCCTGAACTGGATACCAATGTTTAAAAATCACTCTGGAACAGTAATTGCTCAGATAGTGATAGGGTTGATATTTACAGCAATATATTTCTTTGTATTTAGATTCTTAATTCAAAAAATGGATTTAAAGACTCCAGGTAGAGAAGATGAAGATGAAGAAATGAAACTTTACACAAAAGCTGATTATAGAGCTAAACATGGTGAAGGTGGAGCAGCTTCTGGTTCTTCAAATGACCAATATATGGATCAGGCAATAATAATTCTTGAAGCATTAGGTGGAAAAGAAAATATTGAAGAATTAAATAACTGTGCAACTAGACTTAGAGTAAGTGTAAAAGATGAAACAAAATTAGCAAAAGATGCTGCATTTAAAGCAGGCGGAGCTCATGGTGTAGTTAGAAAAGGTACAGCTATTCAAGTAATCATAGGTTTAACAGTACCACAAGTAAGAGAAAGAATTGAAAACTTAATCAAATAG
- a CDS encoding endonuclease/exonuclease/phosphatase family protein, whose product MKLLTINVHGWLEENQMEKIDILARDIAEKQYDVIAMQEVNQLMNNPVIFDDIRQGNYGWVLLETLQKYTDTDYYYHWSNSHIGFGKYNEGVAIITRHKIKAEDEFYCTFAQSVRTISARRIVSITIDYKGQDIEFYSCHMNLPTCETEDMGENLQSILKRSRTDNLKILMGDFNTDANGNPEDYQNIVNQGLYDTYVMAEKKDSGITVDKGIDGWDQDKSKKRIDYMFSNKQIKVKESEVIFNGKNKGVVSDHFGIKVEIEI is encoded by the coding sequence ATGAAATTATTAACAATTAATGTCCACGGATGGCTGGAAGAAAATCAAATGGAAAAAATTGATATTTTGGCAAGAGATATTGCGGAAAAGCAGTATGATGTGATAGCAATGCAGGAAGTGAACCAGCTTATGAATAATCCTGTAATCTTTGACGATATAAGACAGGGGAATTATGGATGGGTACTTTTGGAAACATTACAGAAATATACAGACACAGACTATTATTATCACTGGAGCAACTCACACATAGGATTTGGAAAATATAATGAAGGTGTGGCAATAATAACAAGGCATAAAATTAAGGCTGAAGACGAGTTTTACTGTACTTTTGCACAATCGGTGCGAACAATATCGGCAAGAAGGATTGTAAGCATTACAATTGACTACAAAGGGCAGGATATTGAATTTTACAGTTGCCATATGAATTTGCCAACTTGTGAAACAGAAGATATGGGAGAAAATTTACAAAGTATTTTAAAAAGATCTAGAACTGATAATTTAAAAATATTAATGGGGGATTTTAACACAGATGCCAATGGAAATCCAGAAGACTATCAGAATATTGTGAATCAAGGGTTATATGACACATATGTCATGGCTGAGAAAAAAGACAGCGGAATAACTGTTGATAAGGGAATTGACGGATGGGATCAAGATAAATCCAAAAAGAGAATAGACTATATGTTTAGTAATAAGCAAATAAAAGTAAAAGAAAGTGAAGTTATTTTTAATGGTAAAAATAAAGGCGTAGTATCAGATCATTTTGGAATAAAAGTGGAAATAGAAATTTAA
- a CDS encoding N-6 DNA methylase, translated as MKNKFFKLVIEELENNKHHQKLEIFKMSLLLYTISVSKVVSEELENLRDDNYLFLEYLNNLGFEYAAKSTYLENIEKLSAKIDMFAGIYDFIVNFPDMEEFIETLKQSEMDLKLDILRGRYVKIVKNYTDGVINMSIMHDESINQLSAEFLNIQKNEILYNNDFFDNNNFYGEKINKNEKNAIIEILNAMANLENSKDVVKILTKEENTEKIVYDFLINNKKGMIEKDAFYLMKIKKIEEIIKMDKIKCVVSMPFNKTLKNQVIIFNDDKSNRNNILFIQAQNFFEKGSEKIKPENYRQLVEIFRNKQEINGISRLISNETVLKKDCNLDILSYVFKTKEYVDLEELKSEKDNVYNLMIENREKCDNLIKKYLEQK; from the coding sequence ATGAAGAATAAATTTTTTAAACTTGTAATAGAAGAGCTGGAAAATAATAAACATCATCAAAAATTAGAAATTTTTAAAATGTCGCTTCTTTTATATACGATTTCTGTAAGTAAGGTTGTGAGCGAAGAATTGGAAAATTTACGTGATGACAACTATTTATTTTTGGAATATTTAAATAATTTGGGATTTGAATACGCTGCCAAAAGTACATATTTAGAAAATATAGAAAAATTATCAGCTAAAATAGACATGTTTGCTGGAATATATGACTTTATAGTTAATTTTCCTGATATGGAAGAATTTATTGAAACTTTGAAGCAGTCGGAAATGGACTTAAAACTGGATATTTTAAGGGGAAGATACGTAAAAATAGTCAAAAATTACACAGATGGCGTAATCAATATGTCCATTATGCACGACGAAAGTATTAACCAGTTATCTGCAGAGTTTTTAAATATTCAGAAAAATGAAATTTTATATAACAATGATTTTTTTGATAATAATAACTTTTATGGTGAAAAGATAAATAAAAACGAAAAAAATGCAATTATTGAAATTTTAAACGCAATGGCAAATCTGGAAAATTCAAAAGACGTAGTAAAAATTTTGACAAAGGAAGAAAATACTGAAAAAATAGTGTATGACTTTTTGATAAATAACAAAAAGGGAATGATTGAAAAAGATGCTTTTTATTTAATGAAAATCAAAAAAATAGAAGAAATTATAAAAATGGATAAAATAAAATGCGTTGTTTCTATGCCTTTTAACAAGACATTAAAAAATCAGGTAATAATTTTTAATGATGATAAGTCAAATAGAAATAACATATTGTTTATTCAGGCACAAAATTTCTTTGAAAAGGGCAGTGAAAAAATAAAACCTGAAAATTATAGGCAGTTAGTGGAAATCTTTAGAAATAAACAGGAAATAAATGGTATTTCAAGATTAATCTCAAATGAAACTGTATTAAAAAAAGATTGCAATTTGGATATATTAAGTTATGTTTTTAAGACAAAGGAATATGTCGATCTGGAAGAATTGAAATCTGAAAAGGACAATGTCTATAACTTGATGATTGAGAATAGAGAAAAATGTGATAATCTTATAAAAAAATATTTAGAACAAAAATAA
- a CDS encoding restriction endonuclease subunit S, which produces MKLGDNVDIIAPLNVKTADSKTGYLLLNPTLVNNGKIESFENAEVPERYRNGKNKINEKYFVRKNDVLFQAKGSKIEVVYVDRDYENVLPATLYFILRANEKINPKYLQWLLKTELLLLYFEKKYKTMSAVRAVNKTDIVELDIDLPEREVQDEMVEIINNFEMEEESTIEYLQLKKKYIEEKILAENKVIINEE; this is translated from the coding sequence ATGAAGCTAGGGGATAATGTAGATATAATAGCACCATTAAATGTAAAAACAGCTGATTCAAAAACTGGCTATCTTTTATTAAATCCAACGCTTGTAAATAATGGAAAGATAGAAAGTTTTGAAAATGCGGAAGTTCCAGAAAGATACCGGAATGGAAAAAATAAAATAAATGAAAAATATTTTGTAAGAAAGAACGATGTGCTGTTTCAGGCAAAGGGGAGCAAAATAGAAGTCGTATATGTGGACAGGGATTATGAAAATGTCCTGCCAGCCACGCTTTACTTCATTTTAAGGGCAAATGAAAAGATAAATCCAAAATATTTGCAATGGCTTTTGAAAACAGAGCTGCTGCTGCTTTACTTTGAAAAAAAATATAAGACGATGAGCGCTGTAAGGGCAGTTAATAAGACAGATATAGTGGAACTTGACATAGACTTGCCTGAAAGGGAAGTGCAAGATGAAATGGTGGAAATAATAAACAATTTTGAAATGGAAGAAGAAAGCACAATAGAATATTTACAGCTAAAAAAGAAATATATCGAGGAAAAAATTCTGGCAGAAAATAAGGTGATAATAAATGAAGAATAA
- a CDS encoding Hsp70 family protein: MSKYVFGIDLGTTYSCIARVDDTARAEVIKNNDGDNITPSVVAFEGDNVIVGADAKAEAVLNPETTVMLVKTLMGKTDFAINYEGEDKTPEEISAFILRKLTQDASEQLGVEVRDVVITCPAYFGTAERTATKNAGKIAGLNVLEIISEPTAAALYYGCAKEQDEKIILVYDLGGGTFDVTIMRISADKIEVICSDGDHDLGGKNWDEVLIGYLADQFVEKIGYDIEFDEYAKQDLRLKAEKIKKQLTSRSQAGDMLEVMGNREKVTVTRDEFDKITSALLNETLKKTKEAIEVAKNKGYDVIDEILLVGGSTRMPQVKKALAKNFGEIEIKILEPDEAVAKGAAIHAVNVYVNNQKSLTAKDFESNEEVKVTVNGNEKELKAQDYKENLTFSPEMMSIGGNTREIVIATTKSFAVKVENREGIKSCFNMIIKNEAMPSGFLEVSGNFSTLYDNQATVDIEIYENDYMDKYFEVDEDLKIGNAILELPKNTPAGSPVEITLKLNKEGILEVKGLDKTGNKQVNVTFETKGVMTKEELERLTQKSQGIAVL; this comes from the coding sequence ATGTCAAAATATGTTTTTGGAATTGATTTGGGAACAACGTATTCATGTATAGCACGTGTAGATGATACGGCGAGGGCTGAAGTAATAAAAAATAATGACGGGGACAATATAACTCCATCTGTAGTTGCATTTGAAGGGGATAATGTTATCGTCGGCGCTGATGCAAAGGCTGAGGCGGTATTAAATCCCGAAACCACAGTTATGCTCGTAAAGACGCTGATGGGGAAAACTGATTTTGCGATTAATTATGAGGGGGAAGATAAAACTCCTGAGGAAATATCTGCATTCATCTTGAGAAAATTGACTCAGGACGCTTCTGAGCAGCTCGGAGTGGAAGTCAGGGATGTTGTAATAACTTGTCCAGCCTATTTTGGAACAGCAGAACGTACGGCCACAAAAAATGCAGGTAAAATAGCAGGACTGAATGTACTGGAAATTATAAGTGAACCGACAGCTGCGGCACTGTATTACGGATGTGCAAAGGAACAGGATGAGAAGATAATTTTAGTATATGATCTTGGTGGTGGAACATTCGATGTGACGATTATGCGGATAAGTGCTGATAAAATTGAGGTTATCTGTTCTGATGGAGATCATGATTTAGGCGGGAAAAACTGGGATGAGGTACTTATAGGGTATCTGGCTGACCAGTTTGTTGAAAAAATAGGTTATGATATTGAATTTGACGAATATGCAAAACAGGATCTGCGATTGAAGGCGGAAAAGATAAAAAAACAATTAACTTCAAGAAGTCAGGCTGGAGATATGCTGGAAGTCATGGGAAACAGGGAAAAAGTGACTGTAACTAGAGATGAGTTTGATAAAATAACGTCTGCCTTGTTAAATGAAACTTTGAAAAAGACAAAGGAAGCCATTGAAGTTGCGAAAAATAAAGGTTATGATGTGATTGATGAGATTCTTTTAGTTGGTGGTTCTACGAGAATGCCTCAAGTTAAGAAGGCACTTGCCAAAAATTTTGGAGAAATTGAAATCAAGATTCTTGAGCCGGATGAGGCTGTGGCAAAAGGGGCGGCAATTCACGCCGTGAATGTTTATGTGAATAATCAGAAAAGCCTTACAGCAAAGGACTTTGAGTCAAACGAGGAAGTAAAAGTTACAGTCAATGGCAATGAAAAGGAACTGAAGGCACAGGATTACAAGGAAAATTTAACATTTTCTCCTGAAATGATGAGCATTGGTGGAAATACAAGAGAGATTGTAATAGCAACTACAAAAAGTTTTGCGGTAAAGGTGGAAAACAGGGAAGGCATCAAAAGCTGTTTTAATATGATTATAAAAAATGAGGCGATGCCTAGCGGGTTTTTGGAAGTGTCAGGGAATTTCAGCACTCTTTATGACAATCAGGCGACAGTTGATATTGAAATATACGAAAATGACTATATGGATAAATATTTTGAAGTGGATGAGGATTTGAAAATAGGGAATGCGATATTGGAATTACCAAAAAATACGCCTGCCGGCTCACCAGTTGAAATCACGCTTAAATTAAACAAGGAAGGAATTTTGGAAGTTAAGGGGCTGGATAAGACTGGGAATAAGCAAGTTAATGTAACATTTGAAACAAAAGGCGTGATGACGAAGGAAGAACTGGAAAGATTGACACAAAAATCACAGGGAATAGCCGTGCTGTAA
- the grpE gene encoding nucleotide exchange factor GrpE: MEKEEMEEKGKADLEVKNSDDKIDEILENVGSISDKLNGMNELFLKKIQSTSFEKEIADKLHEEIQKYRNDLHFQLVKPLILDLINMRESMKKGVGNFCKKTDEEKLKLLQSYIEEIEIILENNDIEIYETGNRENIDFDAKRQKIIKKIETSDEELHGKIYNISSSGYMHKGRVILPEKVEVYIHNKDEEKDKMKGE; encoded by the coding sequence GTGGAAAAGGAAGAGATGGAAGAAAAAGGGAAAGCTGACTTGGAAGTTAAGAATAGTGACGATAAAATTGATGAAATATTAGAAAATGTTGGAAGTATTAGTGATAAACTGAACGGAATGAATGAATTATTTCTGAAAAAAATCCAGAGTACAAGTTTTGAAAAGGAAATCGCAGATAAACTTCACGAGGAGATTCAGAAATATAGGAATGATTTGCATTTTCAGCTTGTAAAACCGCTTATATTGGATCTGATAAATATGAGGGAAAGCATGAAAAAAGGTGTGGGAAATTTTTGTAAAAAGACAGATGAGGAAAAGTTGAAACTGCTTCAAAGCTATATTGAGGAAATTGAGATTATTCTTGAAAATAATGATATAGAAATTTATGAAACAGGGAATAGAGAAAATATCGATTTTGATGCAAAAAGGCAAAAAATAATAAAAAAAATTGAAACTTCAGATGAAGAGCTGCATGGGAAAATTTATAATATTTCAAGCAGTGGGTATATGCACAAAGGAAGGGTGATTTTGCCTGAAAAAGTGGAAGTTTATATTCATAATAAAGATGAAGAAAAGGATAAGATGAAGGGAGAATAA
- a CDS encoding DUF421 domain-containing protein, whose product MDFIIPVAIKLTIGFIALVVFMNLNGRSQLAPTSTEDQIGNYVLGGIIGGVIYNPSITIVQFLIVLLIWGLLMTTIDFLKNSNKNVKKMIDGQIVYLIKGGKMITENFAQATLSIPDFYTKLRTKGIFKISDIEDAFMESNGQLIVIQKNDENYSNLLISEGKILEENLEHIGKDDKWLREELEKYNISDIDDVFLVEYSNDDKLFIVKK is encoded by the coding sequence TTGGATTTTATAATTCCTGTGGCGATAAAACTTACGATCGGATTTATTGCCTTGGTAGTATTTATGAATTTAAACGGACGAAGCCAGCTGGCACCAACTTCAACAGAAGATCAGATAGGTAACTATGTTCTTGGGGGAATCATTGGTGGTGTAATTTACAATCCGAGTATAACAATAGTCCAATTCCTAATAGTTCTTTTAATATGGGGACTGTTAATGACAACGATAGATTTTCTAAAAAATTCAAACAAGAATGTAAAAAAAATGATAGACGGACAAATCGTATACTTAATAAAAGGTGGAAAAATGATAACAGAAAATTTTGCTCAGGCAACTCTTTCTATTCCTGATTTTTACACAAAATTAAGGACAAAAGGAATTTTTAAAATATCAGATATTGAAGATGCATTTATGGAATCAAATGGACAGTTAATTGTTATACAAAAAAATGATGAAAATTATTCAAACCTGTTAATTTCAGAAGGAAAAATCTTGGAAGAAAACTTGGAACATATTGGAAAAGATGACAAGTGGCTGCGGGAAGAGCTGGAAAAATATAATATTTCTGATATTGATGACGTTTTTCTAGTTGAATACAGTAATGATGATAAACTTTTCATTGTGAAGAAGTAG
- a CDS encoding DUF3290 family protein: MEFYNFIYLENKKLVIDKFFLVIIIFVIAFVLFTFWKWFKGSISLRDKQLSMLGLMMIFLFSLYHFENYRAKNNQEKVYKNSASVIKKLAEKFKVGENEIFINTPEITEHTVYKIRDKFYQIHWVDNNILVEQMTVPYVDEIKTFKE, translated from the coding sequence ATGGAATTTTATAATTTTATTTATTTAGAGAATAAAAAGCTTGTAATTGATAAGTTTTTTCTTGTTATAATTATTTTTGTGATTGCATTTGTATTATTTACATTCTGGAAATGGTTTAAAGGGAGCATTTCTTTGAGAGATAAACAGCTTAGTATGCTTGGTTTGATGATGATTTTTTTATTTAGCTTGTATCATTTTGAAAATTATAGAGCTAAAAATAATCAGGAAAAAGTTTATAAAAATTCGGCAAGCGTTATTAAAAAATTGGCTGAAAAATTTAAAGTTGGAGAAAATGAGATTTTTATAAATACTCCTGAAATAACAGAACATACAGTTTATAAAATAAGGGATAAGTTTTATCAGATTCATTGGGTTGACAATAATATTCTGGTTGAACAAATGACGGTTCCTTATGTAGATGAAATTAAAACGTTTAAAGAATAG
- a CDS encoding U32 family peptidase: MNILAPAGNYEKLVAAVKAGANEVFFGLKGFGARRNNENLAMQEVFNGIDYAHSRGVKTLITLNTILKDSEINSMYNNVKRVYEHGIDAVIVQDLGFVKFLKENFPDLKIHGSTQMTVANHVEANKLKELGLTRVCLARELSFEEIKSIREKTDIELEIFVSGSLCISYSGNCYISSFIGGRSGNRGLCAYSCRKKFTDENGESAYFLSPNDQLLQEKEINMLKNIGIDAIKVEGRKKSSEYVYETVSYYDNILKGTPRPTESYKLFNRGYSKGYFYLDNKLMNFKYSSNFGYFLGARIGESNNFKIDDELILGDGVQFVDENFEQIGGEYVNKIRIIEAVENGNSEKKNKKQNEKRNNKEKISKADRFDIVFIGKLPKGTRYIYKNYSKEINDRIIHNIKVSKRYAAVNATLLAKKGQKFELTLEIENLKNEIISVTKKRNIIEQDAKKLITKEQIAEKIGELGDTTFELGKIQIDYDGTSFIPFSELKTLKRECVSELLEKLLESYKRTAIERKKYDFETNKNSENMESGKDKNSKKPIISALVTNDEQENVCREMGITKVYRKQFDVAKEKNLSKTNKIKIGTNLASNLYQAIMGEKTGVKGQTLDWNLNVFNNHAIEMFSSFKNLETVFLSPELSYRQLKNIKSDKLKKGLVIYGHLKGMYIEHKIFDKEYKELEGEFYDKYKIVRNELDNIELYLDKPMNLIPRLDDIYELNLDELRLDFTFEKADEVKKIIKSIDTKSGKYTPYAFEQGVL, translated from the coding sequence ATGAATATTTTGGCACCAGCCGGTAATTATGAAAAGCTGGTTGCAGCTGTGAAAGCTGGGGCTAATGAGGTATTTTTCGGGCTGAAAGGGTTTGGAGCGAGAAGGAATAACGAAAATTTGGCTATGCAGGAAGTGTTTAACGGGATTGACTATGCTCATTCACGTGGGGTAAAGACGCTTATAACTTTGAATACAATTTTGAAGGACAGCGAGATTAACAGCATGTATAATAATGTCAAAAGAGTTTATGAACACGGGATTGATGCTGTTATTGTACAGGATTTGGGATTTGTGAAGTTTTTGAAGGAAAATTTTCCAGATTTAAAGATTCATGGAAGTACCCAGATGACTGTGGCAAATCACGTAGAAGCCAATAAACTAAAGGAATTAGGACTTACCCGTGTCTGCCTTGCAAGAGAACTTTCCTTTGAAGAAATAAAAAGCATTCGTGAAAAAACTGACATTGAACTGGAAATATTTGTTTCAGGCTCACTTTGTATTTCCTATTCTGGAAACTGCTATATAAGCAGCTTTATTGGCGGAAGAAGTGGAAACCGTGGACTTTGTGCCTATTCCTGCCGTAAGAAGTTTACAGATGAAAATGGGGAAAGTGCTTATTTTTTAAGCCCAAACGATCAGTTATTGCAGGAAAAGGAAATCAATATGTTGAAGAATATTGGAATTGATGCGATAAAAGTTGAGGGACGAAAAAAATCGAGCGAGTATGTTTATGAAACTGTAAGCTATTATGACAATATTTTAAAAGGTACTCCACGTCCGACAGAAAGTTATAAGTTATTTAACCGTGGATATTCAAAAGGATATTTTTATTTGGATAACAAACTTATGAACTTTAAATATTCCTCAAATTTTGGATATTTTCTTGGAGCGAGAATTGGTGAATCGAATAATTTTAAAATTGATGATGAACTTATTTTAGGAGATGGAGTTCAATTTGTGGATGAAAATTTTGAGCAAATTGGCGGAGAATATGTAAATAAAATTCGGATTATTGAAGCTGTAGAAAATGGAAATTCTGAAAAGAAAAATAAAAAACAGAATGAAAAACGTAATAATAAGGAAAAAATCTCAAAAGCTGACAGATTCGATATTGTTTTCATTGGAAAATTACCAAAAGGGACAAGATATATTTACAAAAATTATTCCAAAGAAATTAATGACAGAATTATCCATAATATAAAAGTTTCCAAAAGATATGCGGCTGTTAATGCGACATTACTTGCAAAAAAAGGGCAGAAATTCGAGCTTACGCTGGAAATTGAAAATTTGAAAAATGAAATAATTTCTGTTACAAAAAAAAGAAATATTATTGAGCAAGATGCAAAAAAATTGATTACAAAAGAGCAAATTGCTGAAAAAATTGGGGAACTTGGAGATACGACATTTGAGCTTGGGAAAATTCAGATTGATTATGATGGGACTTCATTTATTCCGTTTAGTGAGCTGAAAACTCTGAAAAGGGAATGTGTTTCGGAACTTTTGGAAAAATTGCTTGAATCTTACAAAAGAACGGCTATTGAGCGAAAAAAATACGATTTTGAAACAAATAAAAATTCTGAAAATATGGAAAGTGGGAAAGATAAAAATAGCAAAAAGCCTATCATTTCTGCACTTGTTACAAATGACGAACAGGAAAATGTCTGTCGTGAAATGGGGATAACAAAAGTTTACAGAAAACAGTTTGACGTTGCAAAGGAAAAGAATTTGTCTAAAACAAATAAAATAAAAATAGGTACAAATTTAGCCTCCAATCTTTATCAGGCAATTATGGGAGAAAAAACTGGAGTAAAAGGGCAAACGCTGGACTGGAACTTAAATGTTTTCAACAATCATGCAATTGAGATGTTTTCCAGCTTTAAAAATCTTGAAACTGTATTTTTATCGCCAGAATTAAGTTATCGGCAACTAAAAAACATAAAATCTGACAAGTTGAAAAAAGGGCTTGTAATTTATGGCCATCTAAAAGGAATGTACATCGAGCATAAAATTTTTGATAAGGAATACAAGGAGCTGGAAGGAGAATTTTATGATAAGTACAAGATTGTAAGAAATGAACTTGATAATATTGAACTTTATTTGGATAAGCCGATGAATCTGATACCAAGGCTGGATGATATTTATGAGCTGAATTTGGATGAATTAAGACTGGACTTTACGTTTGAAAAGGCAGATGAAGTGAAAAAGATTATTAAAAGTATTGATACAAAAAGTGGAAAATACACTCCTTATGCCTTTGAGCAGGGAGTTTTATAA